The sequence ATCGATGCGCGTATCCCATATAGTAGTGAAAACCCAATGGTCGCGGCATTGCGCGGCGAAAAACCTGTCATCAAAATCCTGAACAAAGCCGACCTTGCTGATCCTGAATTGACCCAAGCGTGGATGGACTATCTTGAGCAGCAAAGCGGGGTGAAAGCCATTGCTTGCGATACTGATAAAGCCAATGATGTCAAACGTATCATTGCCATCTGTAAACAACTCGTGCCCAATAAAGTCGGTACGGGTCGCCAAATTAAAGCCATGATTATGGGCATACCAAACGTCGGTAAATCAACGTTAATTAACACTTTGGCAGGACGCGCCGTGGCAAGAACTGGCGATGAGCCAGCAGTTACTAAGTCGCAGCAGTTGATTAAACTTGATGATGACATCATGCTCTATGACACGCCCGGTATGCTATGGCCAAAAGTCGAGAACGAAAACTCTGGCTATCGTCTGGCAGCGACGGGTGGTATTCGTGATACGGCTTTTGACTTCGCTGATGTCGCCAGCTATACCGCTGAATACTTGATGCAAGCCTATCCTGAGCTGCTAAAAACCCGCTATAAAATTGAAGCACTACCAAAGACTGATTGGGAGTTTTTTGAAGTCGCTGGACGCAATCGCGGCTGTGTACGTTCGGGCAATCAAGTCGATACTTACCGCATGTCTGAGATTTTAATTAACGAGTTACGTAGCGCTAAGCTTGGGCGTATTACGCTTGAGACGCCAGCTATGTCTCAAGCTGAAGAACTCGTCGTCGCCGAGCAACGCTTAGCAGCAGAAGAAAAAAGAATTGCTAAAGAAGAAGAAAAGCGCTTACGTCGTTTGAAAACGCGGAAGAATCGAAAGTAGGGTTTACCTAAAGGCTCATTACTCAAAATACTAATTGCCTATATAAAAGCCCTTATGGGCTTTTTTTATGTCTGTATTCTCTGTATAACATCAGTATCGTATATCTAAAATATAAATATAGAGAATGAGTAATGACAGATTATAACGTAATGAAAGATTTCACTTTTGGTAGTAGAGATGAATTCACACGTGAGCCTATCGCCGAAAAAATCATCAAGCTATTAGATTCTGCAATTGATGTTTCTCCAATGATTATTGATGGTAAATGGGGTACAGGTAAAACCGAATTTTGCTTTAAACTCAAAAATCTAATTGAAGCAGATAATCTCAATAATTACAAAGTTGGCTACGTGAACGCCTTTCAAGCTGACCACGCTAACGAGCCGCTTTTAACACTTATAGCTGAGGTGGCTGGATTCTATGGTGAGGACGATGATAGGCGAAAAAGCTTTATCAAAAATGCTATTCCCTATTTACGTTTAGTCTCAGGTATAGGTATCAAGGCAATAGCGAGCTTGGCATTTGGCAAATACGCAGCAGATATTCCTGACGAATTTCAAGAAGGTATGGAAGCTATAGAAGAGGGTTCAGACTCATTTATTGACCAATCTCTTGAGTCAATGATTAAAGACCAAGTAGAAGCTGAAAAGAATCTATCAACACTTAAAAAAGCCTTAAAGAATATAGCGGCTACTAATCCAGTTATCCTTCTGATTGATGAACTTGATCGCTGCCGACCAGATTTTGCAGTGATGATGCTAGAAACTATCAAGCATGTTTTTGACGTTGAAAATGTACAAATTATTTTGATTACCAATGCTGAGCAATTAAAAGCAACCATTAAGCACAGTTATGGTAGCGAAACTGATTCACACAGTTACTTATATAAATTTTTTAAGTATCAAATTAACTTGCCTACAACTAGCAAAGGTACAGAAAATCAATCGATTGAAAATAACGTCACCTATTTTCGAGCTACGGTACAAGCGAGTAATGTCATTCCACAAGAATTTAAAGAAAATGAATTTATCTATGAGATTCCAACATTTCTTAATGTTGGTACGTTATCTTTACGAAATATTGAGCAAATCGTTCGCTGTATAGAGACTCTAGTAGTGTTTGAAGATAAAGAGCAGAGCAAGTCACCAACTGTTGAGCAACTTTTGATGGTCTTTCTATCTTTTGTTTATATGATGAATAAAAAGCTATTCAATCAAATCTCAAACAGAGGTATTGTTAGCAAAGATTTTTTTGTTTTTATGCAGTGTACTCGCTTAGTTTTGCCTGAAAACCATCTTATCGTAGAACAGAACTATGTAAGAAGTTTAATTTTGGTGGTATTTAATAAGTTAAATAGTAACAGCAATATTTATATTCCTAGAGAAGATCATCGAATAGGTAATCAGGGCGAATTTATACTAGAGAGAATTCTAAATAAATTTAATTTAGAGTCGGAAAAAGACCGTTTTTCTAGTTATATATCAGAAGATAGCTATATCTACGATTATGTTGACTACACAATCAATAACCTCTCACTTTTAAATATTGTTAAGTAGTTATTTTTATTATATTATTTAATAGCATCATGTTAGAAAACCCAGCAATGACCGAAGCTGAAGAACTCGTCGGCGCCGAGCAACTTCTGGCTGCTGAAGAGAAAAGAATCGCCAAAGAAGAAGAAAAGTGCTTACGTCGTTTGAAAACGCGGAAGAATCGGAAGCAAATCGATAACCCTTTGTGTCTATAATGTTAGCTGCATAAAATTATTTTAGAGCTCATACAAAACAAGCCCCTAAGGGCTTTTTTTTATATCTACTGCTAGCGATATCTAAGTCATCAATTACTTCTGTTTAGGCATGACTTTTTCGATAGCTTTCAACGCACAAGCTTCGTCTTGTACTGCACCGCCTGCGCCGCCCGCTGCAATAGCGCCGATCACATCATTGCCAAACTTTAACGGCACACCACCGCCGATCAGCAGTAAATCATTTACCGTATTCAGGTTATTTGAGTCTGGATTAGCGCGAGCATTATCCGCCAACGTACGTGAAGGCGTTTTGGTAGATAATGCCGTAAATGCCTTGCGAACAGCAGCATCAGTATTGTGCGGACCAACGTTATCATCACGCTGTAGCGCGATTAAATTACCAGCACGATCAACAACTGCGACAACGGCAGATTTGCCCTCTGCGTGACAGGCTGCCATGGTGGCATCGATTAATTCATTGGCCAACTCTAAAGAAACATTGGGCTGTTGTAATACTAGATTTGGTTTGGCGGCCAAAACGTTGGCTGAACAGCCAATGACTGCTAGCGCCAATATTGCTTTAGATAAGTAGTTCGAGATTAACTTCATAAAGAGTCCTAAATATTACTCATACATGTGAGCGTTTGTTTGAAATGATGCTTGGTGAGCTTTAATAATCGTATTTGATGAAACCAGACAATGAGTGATCGTTAACTCAAAGGTGCTCTTGCGACCCTAGCGAGAATAAGAGTCATAATCTTGCAAAAAGCACAATAATGATAAGTTAATTTTTCTACAAAATTCACTTAATTTTGTAAGATTTACTTTATAAATTTGCAACTCTACATTAAGTTTTCTGTTACATACTCTGTTTTTTAACACTCATACTCAAAAGACGCTTACATCGTGGTAATCTCAAACAGCGCACGACAGCAATATCAACTTACTTCTCTCAAAAATCGGTTATAATTCATACACTAATATGCCACAAATTGATGATATGACTCAGCTTACCCCCACTGCAAACCTCACAACGATAGAAAATAATTTTACTCAATACTCTACTTCTCTCGATTCGTTCGCCCCGCGCCTACTCGATTGGTTCGCCGAAAACGGTCGCCATGACCTACCTTGGCAGCAGCACCAAACCGACGCGCCCAATCCTTATATCGTTTGGCTATCCGAAGTCATGCTACAGCAAACACAAGTAACGACAGTGCTGCCCTATTTTGCCCGTTTTATGGCATCCTTTCCGACCGTGCAAAATTTAGCCGCAGCAGAATGGGATACGGTTGCGGAGCATTGGGCAGGACTTGGTTATTATGCGCGTGCGCGTAATTTGCATAAAGGCGCGAAACAACTGGTCGAAGTCATTGATGAGACGGGCGACTTTCCGCAGACGCTAGCAGGGTGGGAAGCCATATCTGGCGTCGGGCCATCGACCGCTGGCGCGATTATGGCGATGGGACTGCATCGTTATGGCGTAATCTGTGATGGCAATGTCAAACGCGTCCTCACGCGTTGGGCGGCTATCGATGGTGATATTACCAAATCTGCCACCACCAAAGAGCTATGGGCATTGGCAGAGCGTTTAACGCCTGTCGATGACTCAGGATTGTTCGCGCAAGCGATGATGGATATGGGCGCGACATTATGCACGCGTAGCAAACCTGCCTGCCTATTATGTCCCCTTCAAGAGGACTGCCTAGCCCACGAGCAAGGACGCGAAACGGATTATCCAGTCAAAGCAAAAAAGCAGCCCAAACCCAGCAAGTTTAGCAATGCGTTATTGATTGAAGATATTGATGGCAAAATACTGTGGCTACAACGCCCTGACAATGGCATTTGGGGCGGACTGTGGAGTTTACCTTTACAGTTTGTTGAAAAAACCGCAGGCAAAGTGAATACTAAAACTGCCGCAGAAAAAACGACAGAAATTGACGATACAGTATTAAAAGTGACCAGTAATGAAAAAGTATACGAA is a genomic window of Psychrobacter cibarius containing:
- the ylqF gene encoding ribosome biogenesis GTPase YlqF, with the translated sequence MDKRASIQWFPGHMNKARNEIKEIMPQMDLVIEVIDARIPYSSENPMVAALRGEKPVIKILNKADLADPELTQAWMDYLEQQSGVKAIACDTDKANDVKRIIAICKQLVPNKVGTGRQIKAMIMGIPNVGKSTLINTLAGRAVARTGDEPAVTKSQQLIKLDDDIMLYDTPGMLWPKVENENSGYRLAATGGIRDTAFDFADVASYTAEYLMQAYPELLKTRYKIEALPKTDWEFFEVAGRNRGCVRSGNQVDTYRMSEILINELRSAKLGRITLETPAMSQAEELVVAEQRLAAEEKRIAKEEEKRLRRLKTRKNRK
- a CDS encoding P-loop NTPase fold protein, whose protein sequence is MTDYNVMKDFTFGSRDEFTREPIAEKIIKLLDSAIDVSPMIIDGKWGTGKTEFCFKLKNLIEADNLNNYKVGYVNAFQADHANEPLLTLIAEVAGFYGEDDDRRKSFIKNAIPYLRLVSGIGIKAIASLAFGKYAADIPDEFQEGMEAIEEGSDSFIDQSLESMIKDQVEAEKNLSTLKKALKNIAATNPVILLIDELDRCRPDFAVMMLETIKHVFDVENVQIILITNAEQLKATIKHSYGSETDSHSYLYKFFKYQINLPTTSKGTENQSIENNVTYFRATVQASNVIPQEFKENEFIYEIPTFLNVGTLSLRNIEQIVRCIETLVVFEDKEQSKSPTVEQLLMVFLSFVYMMNKKLFNQISNRGIVSKDFFVFMQCTRLVLPENHLIVEQNYVRSLILVVFNKLNSNSNIYIPREDHRIGNQGEFILERILNKFNLESEKDRFSSYISEDSYIYDYVDYTINNLSLLNIVK
- a CDS encoding heme-binding protein, with amino-acid sequence MKLISNYLSKAILALAVIGCSANVLAAKPNLVLQQPNVSLELANELIDATMAACHAEGKSAVVAVVDRAGNLIALQRDDNVGPHNTDAAVRKAFTALSTKTPSRTLADNARANPDSNNLNTVNDLLLIGGGVPLKFGNDVIGAIAAGGAGGAVQDEACALKAIEKVMPKQK
- the mutY gene encoding A/G-specific adenine glycosylase; this encodes MTQLTPTANLTTIENNFTQYSTSLDSFAPRLLDWFAENGRHDLPWQQHQTDAPNPYIVWLSEVMLQQTQVTTVLPYFARFMASFPTVQNLAAAEWDTVAEHWAGLGYYARARNLHKGAKQLVEVIDETGDFPQTLAGWEAISGVGPSTAGAIMAMGLHRYGVICDGNVKRVLTRWAAIDGDITKSATTKELWALAERLTPVDDSGLFAQAMMDMGATLCTRSKPACLLCPLQEDCLAHEQGRETDYPVKAKKQPKPSKFSNALLIEDIDGKILWLQRPDNGIWGGLWSLPLQFVEKTAGKVNTKTAAEKTTEIDDTVLKVTSNEKVYEAEFTTAEQIINEWLDKHELRAKAVSKTLLADAPIKHSLTHFHWYLTPQSLILNAEQIAEITEALEAAQININWLNAVDAQATLGLPRAMVKILE